The following proteins come from a genomic window of Maylandia zebra isolate NMK-2024a linkage group LG22, Mzebra_GT3a, whole genome shotgun sequence:
- the exosc7 gene encoding exosome complex component RRP42: MATVQVSEAEKVYILHGIRDDLRVDGRGCEDYRHMEIETDVVSNTDGSAKVTLGHTAVLVGVKAEIGKPRPTVPAEGYLEFFVDCSANATPEFEGRGGEELGTKLSNTLYKVFNNKRSIDLKSLCICAGEHCWVLYVDVLLLQCDGNLYDAISVAIKAALFNTKIPKVHISSDEEGGKEIELSDDPYDCMRLNVENVPCIVTLCKVGHRHVVDATLQEKACSVASLIISVTHKGTITCMRKVGGGSLDPESIFEMTEAGKRVGKALHAPLMKLLEQEESLGKKRQKVGFLG; this comes from the exons ATGGCAACAGTGCAAGTTAGTGAGGCTGAAAAAGTGTACATACTACACGGCATACGA GATGACTTAAGGGTGGATGGACGAGGCTGCGAGGACTACAGACACATGGAAATAGAGACCGATGTGGTTTCCAACACAGACGGATCCGCCAAAGTCACGCTG GGGCACACAGCGGTTCTTGTGGGTGTTAAGGCAGAGATTGGAAAACCAAGGCCAACGGTGCCAGCCGAGGGCTATTTGGAGTTCTTTGTTGATTG ttcgGCCAATGCGACCCCCGAGTTTGAGGGCAGAGGGGGTGAGGAGCTGGGCACGAAGCTGAGTAACACCCTCTACaaagtcttcaacaacaaacGCAGCATCGATCTGAAGAGCCTCTGCATATGTGCTGGAGAACACTGCTGGGTGCTCTATGTGGATGTGCTG CTCCTGCAGTGTGATGGAAACTTGTACGATGCCATATCAGTAGCTATCAAGGCGGCTCTCTTCAACACAAA AATTCCCAAAGTTCACATATCATCCGATgaagaaggaggaaaagaaattGAGCTGTCTGACGACCCCTACGACTGTATGAGACTCAACGTAGAAAACGTTCCCTGTATAGTGACTTTGTGCAAG gtggGACACAGACATGTGGTGGATGCAACACTGCAGGAGAAGGCCTGCTCTGTGGCAAGCCTCATAATCTCCGTCACGCACAAGGGCACCATCACCTGTATGAGGAAGGTGGGCGGAGGCAGTCTGGACCCAGAGAGCATCTTTGAAATGACAGAG GCGGGCAAAAGAGTTGGGAAAGCCCTCCACGCTCCTCTCATGAAGCTGCTGGAACAGGAAGAGAGTCTCggaaaaaagag